In the Silene latifolia isolate original U9 population chromosome 1, ASM4854445v1, whole genome shotgun sequence genome, TTGAGACCAGCACAAGTTTGATTTCTCATCCCTCGTGAATAGGAATTTGTCTAGGCTTCCGTGAAGCATGTACTCGTACACCAGAAGTAGCTCTCCTTTTCTTCGACAATAGCCTAGGAGTTGTACCAAGTTTCTGTGTGTTAGTCTTCTCATGCTGGCAACCTCTGCGACAAATTCCTTCATCCCTTGTCGCGAATCATGTGAGACACGCTTTACAGCGACTAATACACCCGTAGTAGGCAATACACCCTTGTAGACCTTCCCAAAACCTCCTAATCCAAGAAGTtcagagtctctgaaaccctttGTCGCGGTAAACAGATCCTTGTATGAGAATCTGTGAGGCGCATATACCCGTTCCCAAGGCTCATCCAACTCTTCATATCGTTTCCTCCTTTTGACCCAACCAACAGCACCTATCACCAACACCGCAAGAGACAGTACACTTAGCATTACAGCAACAACCACTTGATTCACTTTCGACCAATGATTCCTGAATTTCGGAAGGGGTGGGAGTTTAGTTGGATCTAAATCCTGGGCACGCCCATTTTGGCTCCAACTCCATCCAAGCATGAAATGACTAGTTGAGAGTAGGCCTGTAGCCGAGGAGAAACCAATATACATGGAATCAAGGAGTATGTGGGAAAGGTCTAAGTACTCCGACAAGAGCGATTTACTTGGTTTCGGTTCATTAAGTGGACCGATTGTTACATTGATCAACATATCCTCCCCATCATAGTCTATCCAAACCTGCATAGGTTTCCCACTGCTTAGACTAAGCGTCTTCCATGCCCTTTCTTTATCGGAATAATATGATGCTGAAGTAGCATTCCTAGATATCAAGCTATTAACGTCAATACCTACATGGTTGTCGTCGATATCCTTGAAAACAACATTCTGCTGGGTATCTAACTCTATCCCGAAAATATGGTTCGAAGAAAGGCCATTGCTGGAAGAGTTGAAAACTCCCAGGTACTCTTGTGCCAGGGTAGTGTTTTGTAGATTTAGAGAAGGGGAGATAACAAAGACGATTCCATGACCGGAATGATTAGTAATTTGAGGATGTATTGCAAAAACATAAGTGGTTGAGAAAGATAGATGATTGCGGTCGAAGATGACACGATTTGAGTAGAAAACATGAGATGTTTTGCTGTTTGTAAAGTCTGTCAACTGGAGAAGACCATTTTTGTGGATTTGTGCAAGTCCATCTAGATGAAGATTGTTGATGGCTCCTTTAAAACCATTGTAGATGAATTGTGTGTCTTTTTGCGCAGCGGCGATGAATTGAATGAAAATGTGGGCTGTTAATATTGTAGTGCAGAAATTTGCAAGAGTAATAGCCATTAAAGACACTGGTGTGCTTTGCAACTTTGTTACAGTCTGCACTGACAATGAAATAAAATGTGGTATTTATTATCTACATTATATGATTGCAAACTTAACATTATGGTGGCCGGTGGGTCAAGGATCGGAGCGCAAATCCTCTGCCCCATTCTCGTGTCCCATTTTATGTCCCACTACCTTCACCTTTTTGCACATAATTCACCTATATATTTCACACATTCTTTCTTATGAATAAAGGCAACGTGTGGTTAAAATTTGGGTGTAATTCCCAGGAGACCCAGGTTCGAGCCTCCCCAAGAGTAAAAATTTTGTGGAGCATTCTTGACCTGAGTCCATGCCTAATAGATTTCGAGTCTGTCACCCTATGGTGGCttacctggtatacgtggtttgcaggctatcacgtacacccgagggtttacccagtgcgcaccgaaggtagcggctgcgggttctctcgtcaccaaaaaaaaaaaaaagccgacGTGTCACAAGGAGAAATTGTGAGATGTAAGATAAGACACGGAAATGTGACAGATAATCAGTTTTGTGATTCAGGAGGCTATATTGTCACATCAACTTTGATTTTTCAATAGGTTTGTTTTTTGGTTTGAAGAAAATTTCAGATGAAGAAATTTCAATAGGGAAGAATTATAGTATACGAATAGTCTTCTCCAATTTACTTGGCAGGCATTTAGCATGACTTCAGTAGGCTTGATTTAAGGGCATCCTGAATAGTCAAAGAATTTCAGCGGTCGTTTGGTTGCCATGGAAAAATTAATTCATTCTCGTAAATCTTAATGAGACCGGAAATTGAGTACTGAGGTCGTCGATTTCTCAGCTCAGATCTTTGGTTATTTAGGAATACACGGAATCTTATTATCGTTCTGATATGTGGCCGATTTTTCATTGAAAAAATTTCTGTTCATATAAGAATACTTGACTAATGTTCGTAAATCATGACTTGTGTTTATGGTAGTCATTACAAACCAATCGGAACTCTCGTTTATGCAGGCTTTTGTACTGAGATTGGCAATGAATGTCTGGAAGAAACTTAACAGTCGGAGTTTTTCTCATTCATGTTGGTATATATTATCGGTTTTTCAAATGTTTAATTTGCCAATTAGGCACACGTTAATGATACAAAAATGAACATATTATCGTTTTTTCTAGTATATATTATCGGTGTTTCTGATATATAGAATATCGAAAATTGATTCACATGCATGCCCATGAGCCCTTCACATTGTTATTTGCAGATATATTCAATGGAGTGCCTACATTTGGATTGGAAAACAGAATTAAGCATGAGAAACGTTACGACTCTAACGACAGGTACGGTAATTCCCAATTACAGTTCCTTAGTAATGGCAAAAAGTCACGATTTAACGACCGACTATAAGAACTGAATCAATACTGTAAGAAGTGAACATTGCTTCATATGATGGAGAAAATGAAGGCAGAGTATTATTGCCACCACTAGGGAAGGTGACGGGCAAAGTAGCGTCTCCATCGAGGAATTGCATTACTTGCCTCATCTTAGGCCTTGCTTCCGGGCTTGGCTGAGAACAAAGCATGCCTAACTTCAATACAAGCTTCATTTCTTCCAG is a window encoding:
- the LOC141621319 gene encoding L-type lectin-domain containing receptor kinase SIT2-like — translated: MAITLANFCTTILTAHIFIQFIAAAQKDTQFIYNGFKGAINNLHLDGLAQIHKNGLLQLTDFTNSKTSHVFYSNRVIFDRNHLSFSTTYVFAIHPQITNHSGHGIVFVISPSLNLQNTTLAQEYLGVFNSSSNGLSSNHIFGIELDTQQNVVFKDIDDNHVGIDVNSLISRNATSASYYSDKERAWKTLSLSSGKPMQVWIDYDGEDMLINVTIGPLNEPKPSKSLLSEYLDLSHILLDSMYIGFSSATGLLSTSHFMLGWSWSQNGRAQDLDPTKLPPLPKFRNHWSKVNQVVVAVMLSVLSLAVLVIGAVGWVKRRKRYEELDEPWERVYAPHRFSYKDLFTATKGFRDSELLGLGGFGKVYKGVLPTTGVLVAVKRVSHDSRQGMKEFVAEVASMRRLTHRNLVQLLGYCRRKGELLLVYEYMLHGSLDKFLFTRDEKSNLCWSQRFKIVKGIASALLYLHEESEQVVIHRDVKAGNVLLDGEMNARLGDFGLARLYDQGTDPRTTHLVGTMGYIAPEANRTRVPSTRTDVFAFGMFLFEVGCGRRPIDPHTDSAEEVILVDWVYDCWKNGAILDASDPKLQGDYVQEEMELVLRLGLLCANPTAEARPTMRQVVQYLSQSAILPALPSDYTPEGNDFRGGNWGESGSLPSSSGPIYSATASSTNSILQSGR